A window of the Juglans microcarpa x Juglans regia isolate MS1-56 chromosome 5D, Jm3101_v1.0, whole genome shotgun sequence genome harbors these coding sequences:
- the LOC121264135 gene encoding fasciclin-like arabinogalactan protein 11 has protein sequence MMKQVQFPSLLLFIFFLHCTTTPAQSQAPAPSGPVNITGILEKAGQFTTFIRLLRSTQEADQINTQLNNSNQGLTIFAPTDNAFSNLKSGTLNSLTDEQKVQLVQFHILPSFFSISQFQTVSNPLRTQAGNSDNGQFPLNVTTSGNQVNVTTGVVDATVANTIYTNSQLAVYQVDQVLRPLAIFGTPTAAPAPAPSSSKPEKRISGSDAPSGSSDDASVDTSGATAPNHPATAAISIGVAVSAAFCFLL, from the coding sequence ATGATGAAGCAAGTTCAATTcccttctcttcttttattcatcttcttcctccattgCACCACAACACCTGCTCAGTCCCAGGCACCAGCACCATCAGGCCCCGTCAACATTACCGGAATCCTCGAGAAGGCCGGCCAGTTCACCACCTTCATTCGGCTTCTGAGAAGTACCCAGGAGGCTGACCAAATCAATACACAGCTTAACAACTCCAACCAAGGCCTCACCATCTTTGCACCAACAGACAATGCTTTCTCCAACCTGAAATCTGGCACACTAAACTCTCTCACAGATGAACAAAAAGTTCAGCTTGTGCAATTCCATATCCTACcctctttcttttctatatCACAATTCCAAACTGTGAGCAATCCTTTGCGCACACAGGCTGGTAATAGCGACAACGGCCAATTCCCACTGAATGTAACGACATCAGGAAATCAAGTGAATGTAACAACAGGGGTTGTCGATGCAACAGTAGcgaatactatatatactaatagccAGCTTGCTGTTTATCAGGTGGACCAGGTGCTCCGTCCATTGGCAATTTTTGGGACACCAACTGCCGCACCTGCTCCAGCACCATCTAGCAGTAAGCCTGAAAAGAGAATTTCAGGTTCAGATGCTCCTTCAGGTTCTTCAGATGATGCCTCGGTTGATACTTCGGGGGCAACAGCTCCAAACCACCCAGCAACTGCAGCAATATCCATTGGAGTTGCAGTTAGTGCTGCATTTTGTTTTCTGTTATAA
- the LOC121264126 gene encoding dnaJ protein P58IPK homolog: MNLMGFSTAMDGLAWRGLVYTVFILHFVFACQLLLLQPLVSAIDGKPGNAADLLERVSQSIKVKRYSEALDDLNAAIEADPTLSEAYFRRASILRQLCRYEESEKSYQKFLELKPGNSAVEKELSQLHQAQSALDTARVLFDSGGFTKSLEYIDKVVLVFSPACSKAKLLKVKLLLAEKDYSSAISESGFILKEDENNLEALLLRGRGYYYLADHDVALRHYQKGLRLDPEHSELKKAYFGLKNLLKKSKSAEDNVKKGKLRLAVEDFKAALALDPNHLAHNVHLHLGLCEVLVKLGRGKDAITSCNEALDIDGELIDALVQRGEAKLLTEDWEGAVEDLKSAAQKSPQDMNIREAFMRAEKALKMSKRKDWYKILGVSRMASISDIKRAYKKLALQWHPDKNVENREEAEAKFREIAAAYEVLSNEEKRTRYDRGEDIEDMGMGGGGGGGGFNFGGGGQQFTFSFEGGFPGGFGGGFPGGGGFEFQF, translated from the exons ATGAATCTCATGGGATTCTCGACGGCCATGGATGGGTTAGCATGGAGAGGATTGGTGTACACGGTATTTATACTCCATTTTGTGTTTGCTTGCCAGCTCCTCCTTCTCCAACCGCTCGTTTCTGCCATAG ATGGAAAACCTGGTAATGCTGCTGACTTACTTGAGAGGGTTTCACAAAGTATAAAAGTGAAACGATATAGTGAGGCACTTGATGATCTTAATGCTGCTATAGAGGCAGATCCAACACTTTCAGAAGCATATTTTCGTCGTGCATCCATTCTTCGTCAGCTTTGCAG ATATGAGGAATCTGAGAAGAGCTACCAAAAATTTCTGGAGTTGAAACCTGGAAATTCAGCTGTAGAAAAGGAGCTTTCTCAATTGCATCAGGCTCAGAGTGCTCTAGATACAGCTAGGGTTCTCTTTGATTCAGGCGGCTTTACAAAATCTTTGGAATACATTGATAAAGTTGTACTTGTTTTTTCTCCAGCCTGCTCAAAG GCCAAACTTCTCAAAGTGAAGTTGCTATTAGCAGAGAAAGACTATTCCAGTGCCATATCTGAGAGTGGATTTATTCTCAAGGAAGATGAAAACAATCTAGAGGCTTTATTGTTACGTGGTCGTGGCTACTATTATCTAGCAGATCATGATGTTGCATTAAG GCATTACCAGAAAGGTCTCCGTCTGGATCCAGAACACAGTGAACTTAAAAAAGCatattttggattgaaaaatctTCTCAAGAAGAGTAAAAGC gcaGAAGATAACGTAAAGAAGGGCAAGCTTAGGCTTGCAGTGGAGGATTTCAAGGCAGCCCTTGCGTTGGACCCTAATCATCTTGCTCATAATGTCCATCTTCATCTGGGCTTGTGTGAAGTCTTGGTCAAACTTGGTAGGGGAAAGGATGCTATAACCAGTTGCAATGAAGCACTTGACATTGATGGGGAACTTATTGATGCGTTAGTTCAG AGGGGTGAAGCTAAACTTTTAACGGAAGACTGGGAGGGAGCTGTTGAAGATCTGAAATCAGCGGCTCAAAAATCACCTCAG GATATGAATATACGGGAAGCATTCATGAGGGCTGAGAAAGCTTTAAAGATGAGCAAACGCAAGGACTGGTACAAGATTTTAGGAGTTTCAAGGATGGCATCTATATCAGATATCAAGCGTGCATACAAAAAGCTTGCTTTGCAGTGGCACCCAGATAAGAATGTTGAGAATAGAGAAGAAGCAGAGGCCAAGTTTCGAGAAATTGCAGCTGCATATGAG GTTCTCAGCAACGAAGAAAAACGTACGAGATATGATAGAGGGGAAGACATTGAAGACATGGGTATGggcggtggcggtggcggtggcggCTTCAACTTTGGTGGCGGGGGACAGCAGTTTACATTTTCTTTCGAGGGAGGCTTCCCTGGTGGATTTGGAGGAGGCTTccctggtggtggtggttttgaattccaattttaa
- the LOC121264133 gene encoding fasciclin-like arabinogalactan protein 11 codes for MWILTNNTTCNNKTSLATHYYIQLRSIFMMKQVLFFPFLLFLVFLILHCTTSSAQSPAESPAPSGPVDIIAILKKAGHFATFIRLLRNTDMGEQLNGQLKKSNLGRTLFVPTDSSFSSLKLGTLNALTDKQELQLVQFHILPDFYSELQLQTATNPVHTLAGDSNAGHFQLNVTAATGKEVNITTGAVSTTVEKTIYTDEHLAVYQVGEVLLPLEIFGAAASPTASKPEKKRPSTEDAATTSESSGAFGPNRQAMTAISSVVGSLFSFLL; via the coding sequence ATGTGGATTCTCACCAATAACACAACTTGTAACAACAAAACAAGTTTGGCCACACATTACTACATACAATTAAGATCCATCTTTATGATGAAGCAGGttctcttctttccatttcttcttttcttggtCTTCTTGATCCTCCATTGCACCACGTCCTCAGCTCAGTCCCCTGCAGAGTCTCCGGCACCATCGGGCCCTGTTGATATCATCGCAATCCTCAAGAAGGCCGGCCATTTCGCTACTTTCATCCGGCTGCTAAGAAACACAGACATGGGTGAACAACTCAACGGACAGCTTAAAAAATCTAACCTGGGCCGCACCCTCTTTGTACCGACCGACAGCTCATTCTCCAGCCTCAAGTTGGGCACACTGAATGCGCTTACCGATAAACAAGAGCTTCAGTTGGTGCAATTCCATATCCTTCCTGATTTCTACTCAGAATTGCAGCTCCAAACCGCTACAAACCCAGTGCATACTCTGGCTGGTGATAGCAACGCCGGCCATTTCCAATTGAATGTAACGGCCGCGACAGGAAAAGAAGTGAACATAACAACAGGGGCGGTCAGTACAACGGTGGAAAAGACAATATATACAGACGAACATCTTGCTGTTTACCAGGTGGGGGAGGTGCTCCTTCCACTGGAAATTTTTGGGGCAGCTGCTTCACCTACAGCATCTAAGCCTGAGAAGAAGAGACCCAGTACTGAAGACGCTGCTACTACTTCGGAGTCTTCGGGTGCATTTGGTCCAAACCGGCAAGCAATGACAGCAATATCGTCTGTAGTGGgttccttgttttcttttttgctatga